In the Streptomyces formicae genome, one interval contains:
- a CDS encoding acyl-CoA dehydrogenase family protein, whose translation MSAMTTTTSTTALTEDQQALVETTLDFAEDHLAPHAVRWDQDKHFPLDVLRKAAGLGLGGVYVREEAGGSGLSRADGVLVFEALASGCPSIAGYLSIHNMVAWMIDTYGDADQRARWLPRLCAMEDLGSYCLTEPGAGSDAGALRTGAVRDGDHYVLTGVKQFISGAGAAQVYVVMARTDGAGPQGISAFLVERDDPGLSFGPNEKKMGWNAQPTRQVVLDAVRIPADRLLGRPGDGFRIAMNGLNGGRLGIAACSLGGARNALDRSLSYLADREAFGARLLDAQALQFRLADMATELAAARALVHQAAEALDRADPGAPQLCAMAKRFATDTGYAVADRALQLHGGYGYLHEYGIEKIVRDLRVHQILEGTNEIMRVIVARGLTEALR comes from the coding sequence ATGAGCGCCATGACCACGACCACGTCCACCACCGCGCTCACCGAGGACCAGCAGGCGCTCGTCGAGACCACCCTCGACTTCGCCGAGGACCACCTCGCCCCGCACGCCGTGCGCTGGGACCAGGACAAACACTTCCCGCTCGACGTGCTGCGCAAGGCCGCAGGACTCGGCCTCGGCGGGGTCTACGTACGCGAGGAGGCGGGCGGCAGCGGTCTCAGCCGCGCCGACGGGGTCCTCGTCTTCGAGGCACTCGCCTCCGGCTGCCCCTCCATCGCGGGCTACCTCTCCATCCACAACATGGTCGCCTGGATGATCGACACCTACGGCGACGCGGACCAGCGCGCCAGGTGGCTACCCCGGCTCTGCGCCATGGAGGACCTCGGCAGCTACTGCCTGACCGAACCCGGGGCCGGATCGGACGCCGGCGCGCTGCGCACCGGGGCGGTCCGCGACGGCGACCACTACGTCCTCACCGGCGTCAAGCAGTTCATCTCCGGTGCGGGCGCCGCGCAGGTGTACGTCGTGATGGCGCGCACCGACGGCGCGGGACCCCAGGGAATCTCCGCGTTCCTCGTCGAACGGGACGACCCCGGCCTCTCGTTCGGGCCGAACGAGAAGAAGATGGGCTGGAACGCCCAGCCCACCCGTCAGGTGGTCCTCGACGCCGTCCGGATCCCCGCGGACCGGCTCCTCGGCCGCCCCGGCGACGGCTTCCGGATCGCCATGAACGGTCTGAACGGCGGTCGGCTCGGCATCGCGGCCTGCTCTCTCGGCGGCGCCCGCAACGCCCTCGACCGCAGCCTGTCCTACCTCGCCGACCGGGAGGCGTTCGGCGCGCGGCTGCTCGACGCGCAGGCACTGCAGTTCCGCCTCGCCGACATGGCGACGGAACTCGCCGCCGCCCGCGCCCTGGTCCATCAGGCCGCCGAGGCCCTGGACAGGGCAGACCCCGGCGCGCCGCAACTCTGCGCGATGGCCAAGCGGTTCGCCACCGACACCGGCTACGCGGTCGCCGACCGGGCTCTCCAACTCCACGGAGGATACGGCTACTTGCACGAGTACGGGATCGAGAAGATCGTCCGTGACCTGCGCGTCCACCAGATCCTGGAAGGAACCAACGAGATCATGCGCGTCATCGTGGCCCGCGGACTGACGGAGGCACTCCGATGA
- a CDS encoding enoyl-CoA hydratase/isomerase family protein — MTGSADSEEQVLLRTEGHAAYLTLNRPRALNALTHAMVRSIDEALTAWEDDPAVRTVAITGAGERGLCAGGDIRSVYEDVRAGGGAASAAFWRDEYRLNARIARYPKPYVAVMDGIVMGGGVGVSAHGDVRVVTERSRIAMPETGIGFVPDVGGTYLLALAPGELGTHLALTGTHIGAADALLCGLADHFVPHGDLPRLLADLATRPLWDALKEYVRQPPSGELAGQRPWIDACYGADTVEEIVARLRGHGSRPAAEAADTLAAKSPTALKVTLAALRSAPGLGPLERVLEQEFRVSCAALASYDLVEGVRAQVIDKDRNPRWKPAALAEVTDADVAHHFEARPAGGDLHLATTPQEVAW, encoded by the coding sequence ATGACCGGCTCCGCCGACTCCGAAGAGCAGGTGCTGCTCAGGACCGAGGGCCACGCCGCGTACCTCACCCTCAACAGGCCGCGGGCGCTCAACGCCCTCACCCACGCCATGGTGCGGAGCATCGACGAGGCACTGACCGCCTGGGAGGACGATCCCGCGGTGCGGACCGTGGCCATCACGGGCGCGGGGGAGCGGGGGCTGTGCGCGGGCGGCGACATCCGGTCCGTCTACGAGGACGTCAGGGCAGGTGGTGGCGCGGCGTCGGCCGCGTTCTGGCGGGACGAGTACCGGCTCAACGCCCGTATCGCCCGCTATCCCAAGCCGTACGTCGCGGTGATGGACGGCATCGTGATGGGCGGCGGCGTCGGCGTCTCCGCGCACGGTGATGTGCGCGTCGTCACCGAACGCTCCAGGATCGCCATGCCCGAGACCGGCATCGGCTTCGTGCCCGACGTCGGCGGCACCTACCTGCTCGCGCTCGCCCCCGGCGAACTGGGCACCCACCTGGCGCTGACGGGCACGCACATCGGCGCCGCGGACGCCCTGTTGTGCGGGCTGGCCGACCACTTCGTACCCCACGGCGACCTGCCCCGCCTCCTCGCCGACCTCGCCACGCGACCGCTCTGGGACGCGCTCAAGGAGTACGTGAGGCAACCGCCGTCCGGTGAACTCGCGGGTCAGCGGCCCTGGATCGATGCCTGCTACGGCGCCGACACGGTCGAGGAGATCGTCGCCCGGCTCCGCGGCCACGGCTCGCGCCCCGCCGCAGAGGCGGCCGACACCCTCGCCGCCAAGTCGCCCACCGCCCTGAAGGTCACGCTGGCCGCGCTGCGCTCGGCACCGGGGCTCGGCCCGCTGGAGCGCGTTCTCGAGCAGGAGTTCCGGGTGTCCTGCGCCGCGCTCGCCTCGTACGACCTGGTCGAGGGGGTCCGGGCGCAAGTGATCGACAAGGACCGCAACCCCCGCTGGAAACCGGCCGCTCTGGCCGAGGTCACCGACGCGGACGTGGCGCACCACTTCGAAGCGCGGCCCGCAGGTGGCGATCTCCACCTGGCGACGACCCCACAGGAGGTGGCGTGGTGA
- the mmsB gene encoding 3-hydroxyisobutyrate dehydrogenase — MVNGTRTIGFIGLGHMGGPMAANLVEDGHRVLGYDLMPELLAQAVESGVEDAGSSAHAAATADVVITMLPAGRHVLGLYRDEGLLAAARPGTLFIDCSTIDVADARAAHEAATAAGMRALDAPVSGGVVGAEAGTLTFMAGGGGAEFAEAEPLLAVMGKKAVHCGGPGAGQAAKICNNMILGISMIAVSEAFVLGESLGLSAQSLFDVASTASGQCWALTANCPVPGPVPTSPANRDYRPGFAAPLMAKDLALAASAARAGGVPAELGLRAAELYAEYAEGGGADQDFSGIVTTLRRGMADDTGRRGA, encoded by the coding sequence GTGGTGAACGGCACCCGCACGATCGGCTTCATCGGCCTCGGGCACATGGGCGGTCCGATGGCCGCCAACCTCGTCGAGGACGGCCACCGGGTGCTCGGTTACGACCTGATGCCCGAGCTGCTCGCCCAGGCGGTGGAGAGCGGGGTGGAGGACGCGGGATCGTCCGCGCACGCCGCCGCGACGGCGGACGTGGTGATCACCATGCTGCCCGCGGGGCGGCACGTCCTCGGCCTCTACAGGGACGAGGGACTGCTGGCCGCCGCCCGCCCCGGCACCCTGTTCATCGACTGCTCGACCATCGACGTGGCCGACGCCCGCGCCGCCCACGAGGCCGCGACCGCCGCCGGGATGCGGGCCCTTGACGCCCCGGTCTCCGGGGGAGTGGTCGGCGCGGAGGCCGGGACGCTCACCTTCATGGCGGGCGGCGGCGGGGCCGAGTTCGCGGAGGCGGAGCCGCTCCTCGCGGTCATGGGCAAGAAGGCGGTGCACTGCGGAGGACCTGGTGCCGGGCAGGCCGCGAAGATCTGCAACAACATGATCCTCGGCATCTCGATGATCGCGGTGAGTGAGGCGTTCGTCCTCGGTGAGAGCCTGGGCCTCTCCGCTCAGTCCCTGTTCGACGTCGCCTCCACCGCGTCGGGGCAGTGCTGGGCGCTGACCGCCAACTGCCCGGTCCCGGGGCCCGTCCCCACGAGCCCCGCGAACCGCGACTACCGCCCCGGCTTCGCGGCCCCGCTGATGGCCAAGGACCTCGCCCTCGCGGCGAGCGCCGCGAGGGCCGGAGGCGTTCCCGCCGAACTCGGCCTGCGAGCGGCCGAGTTGTACGCGGAGTACGCCGAGGGAGGCGGAGCGGACCAGGACTTCTCGGGGATCGTCACGACGCTTCGGCGGGGCATGGCGGACGACACAGGACGGAGAGGGGCGTGA
- a CDS encoding energy-coupling factor ABC transporter ATP-binding protein, whose translation MSGPRAPHTSGDSLVALRGVSYAYEEGPTVLSGLDFDVVEGRALALLGRNGSGKTTLMRLLSGGLRPAAGGLTLQGDPVSYDRKGLTRLRTTVQLVVQDPDDQLFAASVEQDVSFGPLNLGLPDAEVRARVAEALAALDITALADRPTHLLSYGQRKRTAIAGAVAMRPRVLILDEPTAGLDPDGQERLLDTLGRLRDAGTTVVMATHDVDLALRWADDAALLTPSGVRTGPVAQQLAHRELLSRAGLQLPWGIAVRELLHGQGLLPVGDEGPRTAAELARLFTPSATPGEGAP comes from the coding sequence ATGAGCGGGCCACGCGCTCCTCACACCTCCGGCGATTCCCTGGTCGCGCTGCGCGGCGTCTCCTACGCGTACGAGGAGGGCCCGACCGTCCTCAGCGGCCTCGACTTCGACGTCGTCGAGGGCCGCGCGCTCGCGCTGCTCGGCCGCAACGGCAGCGGCAAGACCACGCTCATGCGCCTGCTCAGCGGCGGACTGCGCCCGGCAGCGGGCGGCCTGACGCTCCAGGGCGACCCGGTGTCGTACGACCGCAAGGGTCTGACACGGCTGCGCACCACCGTCCAGTTGGTCGTGCAGGACCCCGACGACCAGCTCTTCGCCGCGTCGGTCGAACAGGACGTGTCCTTCGGCCCGTTGAACCTCGGCCTGCCCGACGCGGAGGTCCGCGCACGCGTGGCCGAGGCGCTCGCCGCGCTCGACATCACGGCCCTGGCGGACCGCCCCACCCACCTCCTCTCCTACGGCCAGCGCAAGCGCACCGCCATCGCGGGCGCCGTCGCGATGCGCCCCCGCGTGCTGATCCTCGACGAGCCGACCGCGGGCCTGGACCCCGACGGCCAGGAACGCCTCCTCGACACGCTGGGGCGCCTGCGCGACGCGGGAACGACGGTGGTGATGGCGACCCACGACGTGGACCTGGCACTGCGCTGGGCCGACGACGCCGCACTGCTCACCCCGTCGGGCGTGCGCACGGGCCCGGTCGCGCAGCAGCTCGCCCACCGGGAGCTCCTGTCCCGAGCCGGACTCCAGCTGCCGTGGGGCATCGCCGTCCGGGAACTGCTGCACGGTCAGGGCCTGTTGCCCGTCGGAGACGAAGGGCCGCGCACAGCGGCGGAGTTGGCGCGCCTGTTCACGCCGTCCGCCACACCCGGAGAGGGAGCCCCGTGA
- the cbiQ gene encoding cobalt ECF transporter T component CbiQ — MLPIDAAAHSSRWRRRHPVDKAVLGLGLTVLAISLPPWPGAVLVLTAALTVLLGPAGVPPRKLWRAYRVPLGFCVTGAVTLLIQVGGPDGFVTLADGGPARAGGLLLRTSAASLGVLLFAFTTPMSDLLPRLVKAGVPAPVVDVALVTYRMSFLLLDSMGRIRQAQAARLGHTTRAATWRSLGGLGATAFVRAFDRAGRLQAGLAGRGYDGTLRVLVPEAHVSRRFVAASVALLVALVALTLVLERLLP, encoded by the coding sequence GTGCTGCCCATCGACGCGGCGGCGCACAGCAGTCGCTGGCGCCGCCGTCACCCCGTGGACAAGGCCGTGCTCGGGCTCGGCCTCACCGTGCTCGCCATCTCGCTGCCGCCCTGGCCAGGTGCCGTCCTCGTCCTCACCGCCGCGCTCACCGTGCTGCTCGGCCCGGCCGGTGTGCCGCCGCGCAAACTGTGGCGCGCCTACCGCGTGCCGCTCGGCTTCTGCGTCACCGGCGCCGTGACCCTGCTGATCCAGGTCGGCGGGCCCGACGGGTTCGTCACGCTCGCCGACGGCGGCCCCGCCCGCGCGGGCGGTCTGCTCCTGCGGACCTCGGCGGCCTCGCTCGGGGTGCTCCTGTTCGCGTTCACCACACCGATGTCGGACCTACTGCCCCGCCTGGTCAAGGCCGGGGTGCCCGCGCCGGTGGTCGATGTGGCGCTCGTGACGTACCGCATGAGCTTCCTGCTCCTGGACTCCATGGGCCGGATCCGACAAGCGCAGGCGGCCCGCCTGGGCCACACCACGCGGGCCGCCACCTGGCGCTCGCTCGGCGGCCTCGGCGCCACCGCCTTCGTGCGGGCCTTCGACCGTGCGGGCCGTCTCCAGGCCGGGCTCGCCGGGCGCGGCTACGACGGCACGCTGCGGGTGCTGGTGCCGGAGGCCCACGTCTCACGGCGCTTCGTGGCCGCGAGCGTGGCGCTGCTCGTGGCCCTGGTGGCACTCACCCTCGTACTGGAAAGGCTTCTCCCATGA
- a CDS encoding energy-coupling factor ABC transporter substrate-binding protein, whose protein sequence is MNRNTKINVLLLLIVAALAVLPLALGLGDDKKEPFAGADAQAESAITEIEPDYEPWFSPLYEPPSGEVESALFALQAALGAGVLAYYFGLRRGRRQGAERLRAQDDAEGARPETEEV, encoded by the coding sequence ATGAACCGGAACACGAAGATCAATGTCCTGCTGCTCCTGATCGTCGCCGCGCTCGCGGTGCTGCCCCTGGCGCTCGGCCTGGGCGACGACAAGAAGGAGCCGTTCGCGGGCGCCGACGCGCAGGCCGAGTCGGCGATCACCGAGATCGAGCCGGACTACGAGCCCTGGTTCTCGCCCCTGTACGAGCCGCCCTCGGGGGAGGTCGAATCGGCGCTGTTCGCGCTGCAGGCGGCCCTCGGCGCGGGTGTGCTCGCGTACTACTTCGGGCTGCGCAGGGGACGCCGTCAGGGTGCCGAGCGCCTGCGTGCCCAGGACGACGCGGAGGGCGCGCGCCCCGAGACCGAAGAGGTCTGA
- a CDS encoding energy-coupling factor ABC transporter permease — translation MHIAEGFLPPAHAIAWGVASAPFVVHGVRSLTREVKEHPESTLLLGASGAFTFVLSALKIPSVTGSCSHPTGTGLGAILFRPPIMTVLGTITLLFQALLLAHGGLTTLGANVFSMAIVGPWAGYAVYRLLKRYDVPLMVAVFFGAFVADLSTYCVTSVQLALAFPDPSSGFLGALGKFGGIFAVTQIPLAVSEGLLTVVVMRLLVQSSKGELTRLGVLLQRKAGAQKASGTEKTAVTTETGAGA, via the coding sequence ATGCACATTGCCGAGGGTTTCCTCCCACCGGCGCACGCGATCGCCTGGGGCGTAGCGTCCGCGCCGTTCGTCGTCCACGGAGTCCGTTCCCTGACCCGTGAAGTCAAGGAGCATCCGGAGAGCACCCTGCTCCTCGGTGCCTCCGGAGCCTTCACTTTCGTCCTTTCCGCCCTGAAGATCCCCTCGGTGACGGGCAGTTGCTCGCACCCGACGGGGACCGGGCTCGGCGCCATCCTGTTCCGGCCGCCGATCATGACGGTGCTCGGCACCATCACACTGCTGTTCCAGGCCCTGCTGCTCGCCCACGGCGGGCTCACCACGCTCGGGGCCAACGTCTTCTCGATGGCGATCGTCGGGCCGTGGGCCGGTTACGCCGTCTACCGGCTCCTCAAGCGGTACGACGTGCCGCTGATGGTCGCCGTGTTCTTCGGTGCCTTCGTCGCCGACCTCTCCACGTACTGCGTCACCAGTGTCCAGCTGGCCCTGGCCTTCCCCGACCCCAGCAGCGGGTTCCTCGGCGCGCTCGGCAAGTTCGGCGGCATCTTCGCCGTCACGCAGATCCCGCTGGCCGTCAGCGAGGGCCTGCTCACCGTCGTGGTGATGCGGCTGCTCGTGCAGTCCAGCAAGGGCGAGCTCACCCGGCTCGGGGTCCTGCTGCAACGCAAGGCCGGTGCTCAGAAGGCGTCCGGCACGGAGAAGACCGCGGTCACGACGGAGACGGGGGCCGGTGCCTGA
- a CDS encoding methyltransferase family protein: MRQGAAAVGSVVFFVVAPGVVTGVVPWWLSDGWSAGGSWNWSVGALGWAVVIGSAALLVHSFGRFVAQGLGTPAPPAPTEHLVVTGAYRYVRNPMYVAVVALILAQGLVLARPLLLGYGLVAWAVMAVFVRAYEEPTLRRQFGSEYEVYRRGVRAWIPGLRAYEAAARPADGA; the protein is encoded by the coding sequence ATGCGTCAGGGTGCGGCAGCCGTCGGCAGCGTGGTCTTCTTCGTGGTGGCACCGGGGGTGGTGACCGGCGTGGTGCCGTGGTGGCTCTCGGACGGCTGGTCGGCCGGTGGCTCCTGGAACTGGTCGGTGGGCGCGCTCGGTTGGGCCGTGGTCATCGGCTCGGCGGCGCTCCTGGTGCACTCCTTCGGCCGCTTCGTGGCGCAGGGCCTCGGTACGCCCGCTCCGCCGGCGCCCACCGAACACCTGGTGGTCACCGGCGCCTACCGCTACGTACGCAACCCGATGTACGTGGCGGTCGTCGCGCTCATCCTGGCCCAGGGCCTGGTGCTCGCACGGCCCCTGCTGCTCGGTTACGGCCTGGTGGCGTGGGCGGTGATGGCCGTCTTCGTGCGCGCCTATGAAGAGCCCACGCTGCGGCGGCAGTTCGGATCGGAGTACGAGGTGTACCGGCGCGGGGTGCGGGCGTGGATTCCCGGACTCCGGGCGTACGAAGCGGCGGCGCGACCGGCGGACGGGGCCTAG
- a CDS encoding CYTH domain-containing protein: MAVEVEVRFEVQPDQLEQLRQDLAQRSRFGGYEVRRGRSRVQLDTYFDVQGQLAARQWSLRVREKGDSLRVTFKRPRPGEGPTEREEIENPGDGSLVDVMNQIAAILVSENIGVTVGTNIEYAVHSAGAAATLQAMGLDHQYPVETTRELWIVSGEGADIAELCLDETKYRGKEGPATPECRIELELLDRTRRADLAEMKRVVAVTYGAREVFQSKFERAVIHADMNGSVEKAELKLQFGNDHQYVALLRELEHNEQFVDGYRFQRAANRLISDMYYDTKGYDLFRRGAYIRIRREQGRRQLTFRRLKERGDPKGFMSKQEESSIREGDEIRVKWDDICQLMAARYQHVSEAPAPASFDDLPDALARMGLRPSLEVQVNRKAWLVRRSSTSHVPHLTGEDRPIVKLKLDEITYRPPGRSRTATRRECEVTGVEDEADSPQRYQTDQYLAFLLLFSSKCSEFTRGEVKKLTSAKYFEGVVDLGLREQPPWYRTRTSTVIDEPTGGTRRIPARVPSGGISWEYFRFTGSLAMLIGGLLAMSMGGDEGLLAGGSSQIPAVLLQTLGFISLCAGWRALTRHAERGRSRRNSGIAVGLSALAAIAVTLPWTGRDFTANMTGYLGLVALAWSYRKTSHQS, encoded by the coding sequence ATGGCTGTCGAGGTAGAGGTCAGGTTCGAGGTCCAGCCGGACCAGCTCGAGCAACTCCGACAGGACCTCGCGCAGCGGTCCCGGTTCGGCGGGTACGAGGTCCGCCGTGGTCGGAGCAGGGTCCAGCTGGACACCTACTTCGACGTGCAGGGTCAGCTCGCCGCCCGTCAGTGGTCGTTGCGCGTACGCGAGAAGGGCGACTCGCTCCGGGTGACCTTCAAGCGCCCGCGTCCCGGCGAAGGCCCCACCGAGCGCGAGGAGATCGAGAACCCCGGTGACGGCTCCCTGGTCGACGTGATGAACCAGATCGCCGCCATCCTCGTGTCCGAGAACATCGGCGTCACGGTCGGAACGAACATCGAGTACGCGGTCCACAGCGCCGGCGCCGCTGCCACCCTCCAGGCCATGGGGCTGGATCACCAGTATCCGGTGGAGACCACGCGCGAGCTCTGGATCGTGAGCGGCGAGGGCGCCGACATCGCCGAACTGTGCCTGGACGAGACCAAGTACCGCGGCAAGGAGGGCCCCGCCACCCCCGAGTGCCGGATCGAGCTCGAACTGCTCGACCGGACCAGGCGCGCCGACCTCGCCGAGATGAAGCGTGTGGTGGCGGTCACCTACGGGGCGCGTGAGGTGTTCCAGTCGAAGTTCGAGCGAGCGGTCATCCACGCCGACATGAACGGCTCCGTGGAGAAGGCGGAGCTGAAGCTCCAGTTCGGGAACGACCACCAGTACGTCGCCTTGCTCCGCGAGCTGGAGCACAACGAACAGTTCGTCGACGGGTATCGGTTCCAGCGCGCCGCGAACCGCCTGATCTCGGACATGTACTACGACACCAAGGGATACGACCTCTTCCGGCGCGGGGCCTACATCAGGATCCGGCGAGAACAGGGCCGCCGACAACTGACCTTTCGCCGCCTGAAGGAGCGAGGGGACCCGAAGGGCTTCATGTCCAAACAGGAGGAGTCCTCCATCCGTGAAGGTGACGAGATCCGCGTCAAGTGGGACGACATCTGCCAGCTGATGGCCGCCCGGTACCAACATGTCTCCGAAGCACCGGCCCCGGCCTCGTTCGACGACCTCCCCGACGCGCTGGCGCGGATGGGGCTCCGGCCGAGCCTTGAAGTGCAGGTGAACCGCAAGGCGTGGCTGGTCCGCAGGTCCTCGACCTCGCACGTGCCGCATCTCACGGGGGAAGACCGCCCCATCGTCAAACTCAAGCTCGACGAGATCACCTACCGTCCCCCCGGGCGCAGCCGCACCGCCACGCGCCGGGAGTGCGAGGTCACCGGGGTGGAGGACGAGGCCGACTCGCCTCAGCGGTACCAGACCGATCAGTACCTGGCGTTCCTGCTCCTCTTCTCGTCGAAGTGCAGTGAGTTCACCCGTGGCGAAGTGAAGAAGCTCACCAGCGCGAAGTACTTCGAGGGAGTCGTGGACCTGGGGCTCCGCGAGCAGCCGCCCTGGTACAGGACGCGCACCAGCACCGTGATCGACGAGCCGACCGGGGGCACCCGACGCATACCGGCCCGCGTGCCCTCCGGGGGCATCTCCTGGGAGTACTTCCGGTTCACCGGGTCCCTGGCCATGCTGATCGGCGGGCTCCTGGCCATGAGCATGGGCGGCGACGAAGGACTGCTGGCCGGGGGGTCGTCCCAAATCCCCGCCGTGCTCCTCCAGACGCTCGGATTCATCAGCCTCTGCGCAGGCTGGCGTGCCTTGACAAGACACGCCGAACGGGGCCGTTCCCGCCGCAACAGCGGCATCGCCGTGGGGCTCTCCGCACTCGCCGCGATCGCCGTCACGCTCCCGTGGACCGGACGGGACTTCACCGCGAACATGACCGGATACCTCGGCTTGGTCGCCCTCGCGTGGTCCTACAGGAAAACCAGCCATCAGAGCTGA
- a CDS encoding LysR family transcriptional regulator, producing MDLQQMRYVVAVAETGGFTRAAERCHVVQSALSHQVARLEKELGARLFERTSRRVRLTAAGEAFLPAARQALEAAERARAEVAAASGQIRGRLTIGAIPTVAAVDLPAVLRDFRARYPHVRISLRAGASERLVEQVRDGALDAAFLGVPPGFRLQGVRDRELAHGRHVAVVAPDHPLADREEVDLGTLADELFVDFADGSAARAQSDAAFAAAGLRREVAFEVSGVELMARMVRNGLGIALLPGLFAPELHGLRAVPLTNGPVRVERLIWSRLAPSPAAAAFLTLLGMDTDPVTA from the coding sequence ATGGATCTCCAGCAGATGCGCTACGTCGTCGCCGTGGCCGAGACCGGCGGCTTCACCAGGGCCGCCGAGCGTTGCCATGTCGTCCAGTCCGCGCTCAGCCACCAAGTGGCCCGCCTGGAGAAGGAGCTCGGTGCCCGGCTGTTCGAGCGGACCAGCCGCCGGGTGCGGCTCACCGCCGCGGGAGAGGCGTTCCTGCCCGCCGCCCGCCAGGCCCTGGAGGCCGCCGAGCGGGCCCGCGCGGAGGTCGCCGCCGCCTCCGGCCAGATACGCGGCAGGCTGACCATCGGGGCGATCCCCACCGTGGCGGCCGTCGACCTCCCGGCGGTGCTCCGGGACTTCCGCGCGCGCTATCCCCACGTCCGGATCAGCCTGCGGGCCGGGGCCAGCGAACGGCTCGTCGAGCAGGTGCGGGACGGCGCCCTGGACGCGGCGTTCCTCGGCGTGCCGCCCGGGTTCCGGCTCCAGGGCGTCCGCGACCGGGAACTCGCCCACGGCCGCCACGTCGCCGTGGTCGCCCCCGACCACCCGCTGGCCGACCGCGAGGAGGTGGACCTCGGCACGCTCGCCGACGAGTTGTTCGTGGACTTCGCCGACGGCAGCGCGGCGCGCGCCCAGTCGGACGCGGCGTTCGCGGCGGCGGGCCTGCGCCGCGAGGTCGCCTTCGAGGTGTCCGGCGTGGAACTCATGGCCAGAATGGTCCGCAACGGCCTCGGCATCGCCCTGCTGCCCGGCCTGTTCGCCCCCGAACTCCACGGTCTGCGGGCCGTCCCCCTCACCAACGGCCCCGTGCGGGTCGAGCGCCTGATCTGGAGCCGCCTCGCCCCGTCTCCCGCTGCCGCCGCGTTCCTCACCTTGCTCGGCATGGACACCGACCCCGTCACCGCATGA
- a CDS encoding VOC family protein, which produces MRVIAFDHLVLNVADIERSLAFYTGPLGLEPVRVAEWRDGKVPFPSVRVSPTTIIDLVVGPDGEKQGSNVDHICLVVEPLDWQEVIDSGVFTVLDGPGERFGARGTAVSLYVQDPDHNTVELRWYPAEG; this is translated from the coding sequence ATGCGCGTCATCGCCTTCGACCACCTCGTCCTGAACGTCGCCGACATCGAGCGCTCGCTCGCCTTCTACACCGGACCGCTCGGCCTGGAGCCGGTGCGCGTGGCGGAGTGGCGCGACGGCAAGGTCCCCTTCCCGTCCGTGCGGGTCAGCCCGACGACCATCATCGACCTCGTCGTGGGCCCCGACGGGGAGAAGCAGGGCTCCAACGTCGACCACATCTGCCTCGTCGTCGAGCCGCTCGACTGGCAGGAGGTCATCGACTCCGGTGTCTTCACGGTCCTGGACGGCCCCGGGGAGCGCTTCGGCGCCCGGGGCACCGCGGTCTCCCTCTACGTACAGGACCCCGACCACAACACCGTGGAGCTGCGCTGGTACCCGGCGGAGGGCTGA
- a CDS encoding DUF4190 domain-containing protein, producing the protein MNGASAHTRDGQKRANQAPHEGTRGAGTRDAGAQDASPQDTERTLAGRNRTAKVSGFFALGGVAFLGNFATGIAWINPGVFITLAALSALIAIPTGHVARFRGRRLAGEGRGLALASILTGWLVLLVCALAILAFVGLIAGLAILSDGS; encoded by the coding sequence GTGAACGGTGCGTCAGCGCACACGCGAGACGGACAGAAGCGGGCCAACCAGGCACCGCACGAAGGGACTCGGGGCGCCGGTACGCGGGACGCCGGGGCTCAGGACGCCTCGCCCCAGGACACCGAGCGGACCCTGGCGGGCCGCAACCGCACGGCCAAGGTCAGCGGCTTCTTCGCCCTCGGCGGCGTCGCCTTCCTCGGCAACTTCGCCACGGGCATCGCCTGGATCAACCCCGGCGTCTTCATCACCCTGGCCGCCCTCTCCGCGCTCATCGCCATCCCCACGGGCCACGTCGCCCGCTTCCGGGGCCGACGCCTCGCGGGCGAGGGCCGCGGACTCGCCCTCGCGAGCATCCTCACCGGCTGGCTGGTGCTGCTCGTCTGCGCGCTGGCGATCCTGGCCTTCGTCGGGCTCATCGCCGGACTCGCGATCCTGTCGGACGGCTCCTGA